Proteins from one Oryza sativa Japonica Group chromosome 12, ASM3414082v1 genomic window:
- the LOC4352611 gene encoding uncharacterized protein isoform X2 — protein sequence MDNKHHKNVEAGKSSFHRMVLGQLVGEFGFDEENVPCNTPRSSVRSRFGASASRIVASTSGASVSPGEYVRDPGSILSLQPWIFKRSGSQKNEEKMMLASGSRVVGEGKNLMDSFRDGSAVEVSPRSPGLGSGPGRGRGALRSRRSRRHLIRPLVPMENSYIPQLYSADFEIDECTFGPAPSPASARPFIVTDGRRVISKSRYQPVPVPFHIGFEKEGRRNSSEMVESVIGIAPLPELKKSKRERQGSHNGGMGLSAFESSKPSKSTDLLARLRIFSTGVSIGIISSTLSNKNELDALKGTVKRMENLIQDLHDELEMREGLTVKELPNEMSVKIDDDESKAHVTDSEPMSKIEEELEAELARLELNITSNCLKEQTFDFSEDLIGDIVQGELKIDTTHCDLADHSSESAHGRDSRESSPDYTHDANYPVSPRDLSLRLHKVIQQRLEERIKELETTLAQSEMQTQVQVMATEQILCERTCSDSDSGSPNQESPVYIQETNSLVEPFCLNLAGDALEAYDEAYEEFMRIADSPCTTSTNGKPQVHEDYSVDRSLIWGLEDGSARKLKKVPTWERILKSREPNRTQESDGDDEDEFEDDDQDSKMLIQQIIERTKQGSPVLIHAQRILFSVDD from the exons ATGGATAATAAGCATCATAAGAATGTTGAGGCAGGGAAAAGCTCATTCCACAGGATGGTTCTTGGGCAGCTTGTTGGGGAATTCGGTTTCGACGAGGAGAATGTTCCTTGCAATACTCCGAGAAGCTCGGTTCGCTCGCGGTTCGGTGCTTCGGCTAGCAGAATCGTCGCGTCTACTAGCGGTGCGTCAGTTAGCCCCGGTGAGTATGTCAGAGATCCTGGGTCCATATTGAGCCTGCAGCCTTGGATCTTTAAGAGGAGTGGCTCTCAGAAGAATGAGGAAAAGATGATGCTCGCAAGTGGTAGTAGGGTTGTTGGTGAAGGCAAGAATCTGATGGATTCCTTTCGAGATGGCTCGGCTGTTGAGGTCTCTCCAAGGAGCCCTGGTCTTGGTTCTGGACCTGGGAGAGGTCGAGGTGCTCTTAGGAGCAGACGGTCGCGTAGGCACTTGATTAGGCCACTCGTGCCGATGGAGAATTCCTACATTCCTCAACTTTATAGTGCAGATTTTGAAATTGATGAGTGCACGTTTGGGCCAGCTCCCTCCCCCGCTTCTGCTAGGCCGTTCATCGTAACAGATGGAAGGAGAGTCATTAGTAAGTCACGTTATCAACCAGTGCCTGTACCATTTCATATTGGATTTGAGAAGGAAGGGCGTCGAAACAGCTCAGAAATGGTGGAAAGTGTAATTGGGATTGCTCCTCTACCTGAGCTGAAGAAATCAAAAAGGGAGAGGCAGGGATCACACAATGGAGGGATGGGTTTGTCTGCTTTCGAGAGTAGTAAGCCATCAAAATCAACAG ATTTACTTGCTCGACTGCGCATATTCTCTACTGGTGTCAGTATTGGTATTATATCATCCACTTTATCAAACAAGAATGAGCTTGATGCATTAAAGGGTACAGTGAAACGAATGGAGAACTTGATTCAAGATCTGCATGATGAGCTGGAGATGAGAGAGGGTTTAACTGTAAAGGAATTGCCTAATGAAATGTCTGTAAAAATTGATG ATGATGAGAGCAAAGCTCATGTAACTGATTCAGAGCCCATGAGCAAAATCGAAGAAGAGCTTGAAGCTGAGCTTGCGAGATTGGAATTAAATATAACTTCAAACTGCTTGAAAGAACAAACATTTGACTTCAGTGAG GATCTCATTGGAGATATTGTCCAGGGAGAACTGAAGATCGATACAACCCATTGTGATCTTGCTGACCACAGCAGTGAGAGTGCCCATGGCAGGGATAGTAGAGAAAGCTCCCCAGATTACACACATGATGCAAACTATCCTGTCTCACCTAGGGATCTCAGCCTCCGTCTCCACAAGGTAATCCAACAGAGACTCGAGGAGCGAATCAAGGAACTTGAGACAACACTTGCCCAGAGTGAGATGCAGACGCAGGTGCAAGTGATGGCCACCGAGCAGATCTTGTGTGAAAGAACCTGCTCAGACAGTGATTCTGGTTCTCCCAACCAGGAAAGTCCAGTGTATATACAAGAAACTAACTCCTTGGTAGAACCGTTCTGTCTAAACCTAGCTGGAGACGCGCTAGAGGCTTACGATGAAGCTTATGAGGAATTCATGAGAATTGCGGACTCCCCTTGCACCACAAGTACCAACGGGAAGCCTCAAGTTCATGAAGATTACTCGGTGGACCGCAGCTTGATCTGGGGCTTGGAGGATGGCAGTGCAAGGAAGCTGAAAAAAGTGCCCACTTGGGAGCGAATTTTAAAGAGCAGAGAGCCTAACAGAACTCAGGAGAGTGAcggagatgatgaagatgaatttgaagatgatgACCAGGATAGTAAGATGCTCATCCAACAGATTATAGAGAGAACTAAACAAGGCTCACCTGTACTAATTCATGCTCAAAGAATATTGTTTTCTGTGGATGATTAG
- the LOC4352611 gene encoding uncharacterized protein isoform X1, producing MDNKHHKNVEAGKSSFHRMVLGQLVGEFGFDEENVPCNTPRSSVRSRFGASASRIVASTSGASVSPGEYVRDPGSILSLQPWIFKRSGSQKNEEKMMLASGSRVVGEGKNLMDSFRDGSAVEVSPRSPGLGSGPGRGRGALRSRRSRRHLIRPLVPMENSYIPQLYSADFEIDECTFGPAPSPASARPFIVTDGRRVISKSRYQPVPVPFHIGFEKEGRRNSSEMVESVIGIAPLPELKKSKRERQGSHNGGMGLSAFESSKPSKSTDLLARLRIFSTGVSIGIISSTLSNKNELDALKGTVKRMENLIQDLHDELEMREGLTVKELPNEMSVKIDDDESKAHVTDSEPMSKIEEELEAELARLELNITSNCLKEQTFDFSEVEQDLIGDIVQGELKIDTTHCDLADHSSESAHGRDSRESSPDYTHDANYPVSPRDLSLRLHKVIQQRLEERIKELETTLAQSEMQTQVQVMATEQILCERTCSDSDSGSPNQESPVYIQETNSLVEPFCLNLAGDALEAYDEAYEEFMRIADSPCTTSTNGKPQVHEDYSVDRSLIWGLEDGSARKLKKVPTWERILKSREPNRTQESDGDDEDEFEDDDQDSKMLIQQIIERTKQGSPVLIHAQRILFSVDD from the exons ATGGATAATAAGCATCATAAGAATGTTGAGGCAGGGAAAAGCTCATTCCACAGGATGGTTCTTGGGCAGCTTGTTGGGGAATTCGGTTTCGACGAGGAGAATGTTCCTTGCAATACTCCGAGAAGCTCGGTTCGCTCGCGGTTCGGTGCTTCGGCTAGCAGAATCGTCGCGTCTACTAGCGGTGCGTCAGTTAGCCCCGGTGAGTATGTCAGAGATCCTGGGTCCATATTGAGCCTGCAGCCTTGGATCTTTAAGAGGAGTGGCTCTCAGAAGAATGAGGAAAAGATGATGCTCGCAAGTGGTAGTAGGGTTGTTGGTGAAGGCAAGAATCTGATGGATTCCTTTCGAGATGGCTCGGCTGTTGAGGTCTCTCCAAGGAGCCCTGGTCTTGGTTCTGGACCTGGGAGAGGTCGAGGTGCTCTTAGGAGCAGACGGTCGCGTAGGCACTTGATTAGGCCACTCGTGCCGATGGAGAATTCCTACATTCCTCAACTTTATAGTGCAGATTTTGAAATTGATGAGTGCACGTTTGGGCCAGCTCCCTCCCCCGCTTCTGCTAGGCCGTTCATCGTAACAGATGGAAGGAGAGTCATTAGTAAGTCACGTTATCAACCAGTGCCTGTACCATTTCATATTGGATTTGAGAAGGAAGGGCGTCGAAACAGCTCAGAAATGGTGGAAAGTGTAATTGGGATTGCTCCTCTACCTGAGCTGAAGAAATCAAAAAGGGAGAGGCAGGGATCACACAATGGAGGGATGGGTTTGTCTGCTTTCGAGAGTAGTAAGCCATCAAAATCAACAG ATTTACTTGCTCGACTGCGCATATTCTCTACTGGTGTCAGTATTGGTATTATATCATCCACTTTATCAAACAAGAATGAGCTTGATGCATTAAAGGGTACAGTGAAACGAATGGAGAACTTGATTCAAGATCTGCATGATGAGCTGGAGATGAGAGAGGGTTTAACTGTAAAGGAATTGCCTAATGAAATGTCTGTAAAAATTGATG ATGATGAGAGCAAAGCTCATGTAACTGATTCAGAGCCCATGAGCAAAATCGAAGAAGAGCTTGAAGCTGAGCTTGCGAGATTGGAATTAAATATAACTTCAAACTGCTTGAAAGAACAAACATTTGACTTCAGTGAG GTTGAACAGGATCTCATTGGAGATATTGTCCAGGGAGAACTGAAGATCGATACAACCCATTGTGATCTTGCTGACCACAGCAGTGAGAGTGCCCATGGCAGGGATAGTAGAGAAAGCTCCCCAGATTACACACATGATGCAAACTATCCTGTCTCACCTAGGGATCTCAGCCTCCGTCTCCACAAGGTAATCCAACAGAGACTCGAGGAGCGAATCAAGGAACTTGAGACAACACTTGCCCAGAGTGAGATGCAGACGCAGGTGCAAGTGATGGCCACCGAGCAGATCTTGTGTGAAAGAACCTGCTCAGACAGTGATTCTGGTTCTCCCAACCAGGAAAGTCCAGTGTATATACAAGAAACTAACTCCTTGGTAGAACCGTTCTGTCTAAACCTAGCTGGAGACGCGCTAGAGGCTTACGATGAAGCTTATGAGGAATTCATGAGAATTGCGGACTCCCCTTGCACCACAAGTACCAACGGGAAGCCTCAAGTTCATGAAGATTACTCGGTGGACCGCAGCTTGATCTGGGGCTTGGAGGATGGCAGTGCAAGGAAGCTGAAAAAAGTGCCCACTTGGGAGCGAATTTTAAAGAGCAGAGAGCCTAACAGAACTCAGGAGAGTGAcggagatgatgaagatgaatttgaagatgatgACCAGGATAGTAAGATGCTCATCCAACAGATTATAGAGAGAACTAAACAAGGCTCACCTGTACTAATTCATGCTCAAAGAATATTGTTTTCTGTGGATGATTAG